The Haloplanus sp. CK5-1 genome segment TCGACGCCGAGGACGTGACCATCCGGACGGACATGAACTCGCGGTCGCTGTTCAGCCACACGCTCGTCGTCACCGAGGACTCGTCGTCGGTGACGATCCTCGAGCGGATCGACACCGGCGACGAGGCCGTCGAGGGCGAGCGCTACTACAGCAACCTCGTCGAGGTCGACGCGGGCGAGAACAGTTACGTCCAGTACGGGTCGCTCCAGACGCTCGATCGGGACACGTACAACGTCACGCTCAAGCGCGGCGACGCCGACGTGTACGCGACGATCGACTGGATCGAGGGCAACCTCGGCTCCCGGCTTACCCGCTCGGACATCGAGACGGAGCTCAACGGCGACAGCTCCGAGAGCCAGATCGTCGGGGCCTTCTTCGCCCACGAGGACCAGCACTTCGACGTGAACGCGCGAGTGTGGCACGAGGCCGAACACACCACGGCCGACCTGGTCACGCGGGGCGTCCTCGACGACACGGCGCGCTCGGTGTACGAGGGTGTCCAAGACGTCGGCCGTGACGCCTGGGACACCAACTCCTACCAGCGGGAGAACACGCTTATGCTGAGCGACGACAGCGAGGCCGACGCCTCGCCGAAGCTCATCATCAACAACCACGACACCGAGGCGTCCCACTCTGCGACGGTCGGACAGGTCGACCAGGAGGACCTGCTGTACCTGACCTCCCGATCCATCTCCGAGCGCGACGCCCGGAACATGCTCGTTGAGGGCTTCTTCGTCCCCGTCTTCGAGGAGATCGCGGTCGACGAACTCCGAGAGGACCTCCAGTCCCGGATCAGGGCCCGCCTGCGCGAGTAGTTCCGAGGACTGGAACTGGACCGCTCGACGGGCACAGGGAACGCCTTAAGTTCCCCTCGCCCCGAACACGTCGTATGACCGTCCCGGCCACACGCGTCGTCGTCCGGAGGTGGCACGCACCGCCATGAGCGTCAGCCACCGGGTCGGCTCCGACCACCAACTCGCCCGCCTGCTCCAGATCGGTATCGTCTTGGAGGAAGTGGTCGAGGCCCGCGCCCACCACCACTACCAGTCGCTCGACACGGAGGCGGAGGCTGCGACGCTCGACCCCGAAATCGAAGCCCTGCTCGCCGGTGCCGCCGAGGAGTCGGCCGTCCACCGCGAGCGGTTGGAAGAGTTGATCGCCGACCTCGACGCCGAGAGCGTCCCGTTCGAGGACATCGAGCGACTCGTCGAGGCACAGTACGGACAGACCAAGCCCGACGACTTCGACGGCGTCCTCTACGATCAGCTCTGCAACGAGGAGACGGCGTACAAGTTCTACGACGATCTGGTAGCGGCGATCGAGGCCAGCGACGCGCGATTCTCGATCGACCGCGACCGGGTCCTCGACACCCTGCGATCCATCCGCGAGGAGGAGGCCGAGGGGGTCGAAGAGGTGACGACCATCATGGAGGAACGCGACTAGCGATGAACACGGCAGACCAGTACCTCAAGGCGATCTACCTGATTCAGGAGATGGAAGACGGTCCCGCGTCGACCGGGACGCTTGCGGACATGCTCGACGTGAGTCCCGCGAGCGCCAACGAGATGATCGGCAAACTCGAGGGCCGCGGCCTCGCCGACCACGAGAAGTACAAGGGTGTTCGCCTCACCGACGAGGGCATCGCCCGCGCTCGGGACGCGCTACAGACGTACTGCATCATCGAGCGGTTCCTCGCGAACGTCCTCGACGTGGAGGATTTCCGTGCCGAGGCTCGCGATCTCGAAGCCGTCATCGACGACACAGTGGCCGAGCGCCTCGATACGATCATCGACCGCAACCCCAACTGTCCGGACTGTTTCGACGCCGAAAGCGACGCCTGCCGGGAACTCGAAGTCGAGTGTGAGCGGCCGGCGGACTGATCGCGAACGGCCGGATTTATATCTCGTGCGCGTCGAGTGACGACCGAAGTGCCGATGCAGTCCCGTGGTGTAGTGGCCAATCATCTGGGCCTTTGGAGCCCAGGACGGCGGTTCGAATCCGCCCGGGACTATACTTTTCAAAGAACGAATCTAAGGAATAAATAACCGACTCTGGATTCGACGCAGTGCACGGAACGTAGGGAGGCGACCGTGATCAGAATCGACGCGACCGTTTCCAGTCTATGTGACAGTCTCGTCCCCTGTTACGTCCGTCCCTTTCTCACAAAAATTCCCGAACGTTTATATGAGATGCTTGGGCGTGTATCTACGTACCATGTCAGCGTCTCGCAGCCCAATACAAGCGTTCGGCCAAGGGATGGCCAACTGGTCGGAGAAGTGGATCCCGAACCCGTTCCTGTTCGCTGTACTGCTCACGATCATCGCGTACATCGCGGCGAACGTCGCGACACCAGACGGTCCGATCGAAAACGTCCGGAACTGGTACGGCGGGTTCTGGACGCTACTGACGTTCGCGATGCAGATGGTGCTCATCCTCGTGACCGGATACGCCGTCGCGGACTCCGATTTGGTCAGTAACTACCTCGACAAGCTCGCCGCGTGGCCGGACAACAACTCGCAGGCGGCGGCCCTCACCGGCGTCGTCGGCATGTTCGGCGGCTACTTCCACTGGGGCGTCGGCCTCATCGTCGGGGCGATTTTCGCCATCTTCGTCGCCCGCGCCGGCTACAAGCGCGGGAAGACGTTCCACTACCCCATCCTCTGTGCGGCCGGCTACACGAGTCAGGTCATCTGGCACGTCGGTCCCTCGACGAGTGCGGGATTGCTCTCCGCGACGGAGGATCACCCCTTCGTCGACACCATCGGCGTCGTCCCGCTCTCGGAGTCGGTGTTCACCGTGTACGCCCTCGGCATCGCCGTCCTCGTCCTGATCACGGTCACCATCACGCTGTACTTCCTCGCTCCAGAAGAGGAGAACGCGACCGGCATCGAGGACTACGCGCCCAGCCTCCTCGACGCCGACATCGAAGCGCTCTCGGAGCCGACCGACCCCGAACCCCAGACCGACGGCGGCGTCGAGCAGGCCACGCCCGCGGATCGGATCAACGACAGTCGGCTCATCGCGTACCTCCTCGCCCTCGGGATGCTCGTATACATCGTCGACTACCTCGCACAGGTCGGCACCATCGGCGAGGCGCTCGACCTGAACCTGTTCAACTTCATCTTCATCACGCTCGGCCTGTTCCTCCACAAGACGCCGCGGGCGTACATGGAGGCGATCCGCGACGCCACCGAAGGTGCGGCGGGCATCATCCTCCAGTTCCCGTTCTACGCCGGCATCCTCGGCATCATCAGTGGCTCCGGCCTGTCCGACCTCATCGCCGAAGCGCTCCTCGACATCGCGACGCCCGCCACCTTCCCCGTCATCGCGTGGCTGCTGGGCGGCGTTATGAACCTGTTCGTCCCGAGTGGCGGTGGTGAGTGGGGGATCATCGGCGGCATCATCGGCGGCACGGCCGTCGAACTCGGCGTTCCGCCGGGCAAGGCCATCATCGCCTACGGCACCGGCGACATGTGGACCAACATGTTCCAGCCGTTCTGGGCCATCCCGCTACTCGGCCTGACGAAGGTCCGGGCCCGGGACATCCTCGGCTACACGATGATCATCATGATCGTGCTGACGCCGGTGTTCGGGCTCGGACTGTACTTCCTGCCGTACTGAATCGCCCGCGTTCCGCGAGGGATCGGTCCCTCGCTCCCGTCAGTACCAGACGCTCCCGGCCGTGACGTTGATGTCCTGACCGGTGACGTGTCGCGCCTTCTCGCTCGCGAGATACGCGACCATGTTCGCGACGTCCTCCGGATCGACGAGGTCGCCGAGTGCGGCGTCGTCGGTGAACACGCGGCGCTTGGCCTCCTCGTAGGGGACGTCGAGTTCCGCGGCCTGTTCCTCGATCACGTCCCGGATGCGGGGCCCCTTCGTCGCACCGGGACACACCGCGTTCGCGGTGACGCCGTCGTCGCCGAGTTCGAACGCGAGCGTCCGCGTGAATCCGATGACGGCCATCTTCGAGGCGGTGTACGGCGTGCGGTTCTCCAGCGGTCGCTTCCCGCTGATCGAGGAGATGTTGACGACGCGGCCGGCGTCGCTCGCCCGGAGGTGATCGACTGCGTGTTTGGTCGTCCGGAACATCCCGGTGACGTTGACGTCCATCGT includes the following:
- the sufD gene encoding Fe-S cluster assembly protein SufD → MSAQVPADLSEATVHQIAERRDEPDWLRETRLKALKAMDRLEMPDVINTPGRRWTDLDQLDFGELADPLNQSDDTERVTDEGVEVLSFTEAMVEYPELLEENFGSVIDPETNYLTALSVALFTTGTFVYVPEGVDAEDVTIRTDMNSRSLFSHTLVVTEDSSSVTILERIDTGDEAVEGERYYSNLVEVDAGENSYVQYGSLQTLDRDTYNVTLKRGDADVYATIDWIEGNLGSRLTRSDIETELNGDSSESQIVGAFFAHEDQHFDVNARVWHEAEHTTADLVTRGVLDDTARSVYEGVQDVGRDAWDTNSYQRENTLMLSDDSEADASPKLIINNHDTEASHSATVGQVDQEDLLYLTSRSISERDARNMLVEGFFVPVFEEIAVDELREDLQSRIRARLRE
- a CDS encoding ferritin-like domain-containing protein; this translates as MSVSHRVGSDHQLARLLQIGIVLEEVVEARAHHHYQSLDTEAEAATLDPEIEALLAGAAEESAVHRERLEELIADLDAESVPFEDIERLVEAQYGQTKPDDFDGVLYDQLCNEETAYKFYDDLVAAIEASDARFSIDRDRVLDTLRSIREEEAEGVEEVTTIMEERD
- a CDS encoding SDR family NAD(P)-dependent oxidoreductase — its product is MSEPLEDRTAFVTGGSQGIGREIALTLAADGASVAVAARGDGIRETADAIGEGALPVRTDVTDEDSVRSSIEETVEAFEGLDILVNNAGIAGPTAPVEDVTVAEWESTMDVNVTGMFRTTKHAVDHLRASDAGRVVNISSISGKRPLENRTPYTASKMAVIGFTRTLAFELGDDGVTANAVCPGATKGPRIRDVIEEQAAELDVPYEEAKRRVFTDDAALGDLVDPEDVANMVAYLASEKARHVTGQDINVTAGSVWY
- a CDS encoding metal-dependent transcriptional regulator — its product is MNTADQYLKAIYLIQEMEDGPASTGTLADMLDVSPASANEMIGKLEGRGLADHEKYKGVRLTDEGIARARDALQTYCIIERFLANVLDVEDFRAEARDLEAVIDDTVAERLDTIIDRNPNCPDCFDAESDACRELEVECERPAD
- a CDS encoding short-chain fatty acid transporter → MSASRSPIQAFGQGMANWSEKWIPNPFLFAVLLTIIAYIAANVATPDGPIENVRNWYGGFWTLLTFAMQMVLILVTGYAVADSDLVSNYLDKLAAWPDNNSQAAALTGVVGMFGGYFHWGVGLIVGAIFAIFVARAGYKRGKTFHYPILCAAGYTSQVIWHVGPSTSAGLLSATEDHPFVDTIGVVPLSESVFTVYALGIAVLVLITVTITLYFLAPEEENATGIEDYAPSLLDADIEALSEPTDPEPQTDGGVEQATPADRINDSRLIAYLLALGMLVYIVDYLAQVGTIGEALDLNLFNFIFITLGLFLHKTPRAYMEAIRDATEGAAGIILQFPFYAGILGIISGSGLSDLIAEALLDIATPATFPVIAWLLGGVMNLFVPSGGGEWGIIGGIIGGTAVELGVPPGKAIIAYGTGDMWTNMFQPFWAIPLLGLTKVRARDILGYTMIIMIVLTPVFGLGLYFLPY